A portion of the Mytilus galloprovincialis chromosome 12, xbMytGall1.hap1.1, whole genome shotgun sequence genome contains these proteins:
- the LOC143053614 gene encoding neo-calmodulin-like, with protein MQEAQISQANQSEIRRTFQHLDKNEDNKLSAAEFVRGGKIIGVQMTKEEAQQMINEVDTNGSGFIEYDEYEKLMNIQLNKMDKQTAMHRKNFKKYDKDGSGFINLEELKLVLSQPGYDMTETTIVEHFNKADKNSDEKISFNEFVKYFCEM; from the exons ATGCAAGAAGCACAGATATCACAAGCTAACCAGTCAG AAATTCGAAGAACATTTCAACATCTAGATAAAAATGAGGACAATAAATTATCAGCTGCGGAGTTTGTTAGAGGCGGGAAAATAATTGGAGTTCAAATGACGAAGGAGGAAGCACAACAAATGATAAACGAAGTAGATACTAATG gtAGTGGCTTCATAGAATATGACGAATACGAAAAATTAATGAATATACAGTTAAATAAAATGGACAAACAGACAGCAATGCATCGGAAAAACTTTAAGAAGTATGACAAAGATGGAAGTGGTTTTATTAACTTAGAAGAACTGAAATTAGTTCTCAGTCAGCCAGGGTATGATATGACAGAAACAACAATCGTAGAACATTTCAATAAAGCTGACAAAAATAGTGACGAAAAGATCTCTTTTAAtg